In Aegilops tauschii subsp. strangulata cultivar AL8/78 chromosome 3, Aet v6.0, whole genome shotgun sequence, one genomic interval encodes:
- the LOC109785854 gene encoding defensin Tk-AMP-D3, protein MGLSVKVFVVLLLLLVATEEQGGSVQVALARDCKSDSHKFHGACFSDTNCANVCQTEGFTRGKCDGIHCHCIKDC, encoded by the exons ATGGGTCTGTCCGTGAAGGTCTTCGTggtcctcctgctgctgctcgtCGCCACGG AGGAGCAGGGGGGATCGGTGCAGGTGGCTCTGGCGAGGGATTGCAAGTCGGATAGCCACAAGTTCCATGGGGCGTGCTTCAGCGACACCAACTGCGCGAACGTCTGCCAGACCGAGGGCTTCACCCGCGGCAAGTGCGACGGCATCCACTGCCACTGCATCAAGGACTGCTAG